One Amblyomma americanum isolate KBUSLIRL-KWMA chromosome 8, ASM5285725v1, whole genome shotgun sequence DNA window includes the following coding sequences:
- the PolG2 gene encoding DNA polymerase subunit gamma-2, mitochondrial isoform X2 — translation MQLLHKYGFVGKTTYGPCGALLRDNLRREWRRHILRSAEASVLPVEEAWPDQLNVDSPEDLQLLFGAAKELVDPESSFGLLLSSKSSRALFPDRPLQSQQAGTLEQLLFFPAPGEEARWLTHWQRQRLRWWRQLSRRPWAFQLEQTGSQESHIVHAEAGPLERLWSRGRLVASVGSLETAAEAFLRDAHQESPHGQVLSLHPGLAPFQAAVATSGGAASLKPLAQLLQRQLRGALAVYTNPGLGAQTPLDEQLARFDEMGVVAVVILDETTLKTGVAHVRHRDTGLKEQVHVTDVHRRLPLYLQAAESSQ, via the exons ATGCAGTTGCTGCACAAGTATGGATTTGTGGGCAAGACAACGTACGGACCCTGTGGTGCACTGCTTCGTGACAACCTGAGGCGTGAATG GCGGCGGCATATTCTCCGATCGGCAGAAGCCAGTGTGCTGCCTGTGGAAGAAGCCTGGCCAGACCAGCTCAATGTTGACTCACCTGAAG ATCTGCAGTTGCTGTTTGGCGCTGCAAAAGAGCTGGTCGATCCAGAGTCTTCCTTTGGGCTTCTACTTAGCAGCAAAAGTAGCAGGGCCTTGTTTCCAGACAGACCATTGCAGAGCCAACA AGCTGGCACACTGGAGCAGCTGCTGTTCTTCCCAGCCCCAGGGGAAGAAGCACGTTGGCTGACCCATTGGCAGCGTCAGCGGCTGCGATGGTGGAGGCAG CTTTCACGGCGCCCATGGGCGTTCCAGCTGGAGCAGACGGGGTCCCAAGAGTCGCACATAGTCCATGCGGAGGCAGGTCCCCTGGAGCGGCTCTGGAGCCGAGGGCGCCTGGTGGCATCCGTCGGAAGTCTGGAAACGGCGGCCGAAGCATTTCTTAGGGATGCCCACCAAGAAAGTCCCCATGGACAG GTACTGTCGCTGCACCCAGGCCTTGCTCCATTTCAAGCAGCTGTGGCCACGTCTGGTGGTGCGGCTTCGCTGAAGCCCCTAGCACAGCTGCTGCAGAGGCAGCTGCGGGGTGCACTGGCCGTGTACACCAACCCTGGCCTGGGCGCCCAGACACCACTTGATGAACAGCTGGCCAG GTTTGATGAGATGGGTGTGGTGGCAGTGGTCATTTTGGATGAGACGACATTAAAAACAGGTGTTGCCCATGTTCGCCACCGAGATACAGGACTCAAG GAACAAGTTCACGTGACTGACGTGCACCGGAGATTGCCGCTTTATCTGCAAGCTGCGGAGAGCTCCCAGTGA
- the LOC144100867 gene encoding MAPK regulated corepressor interacting protein 2, producing the protein MYTVSKAPHHVFSKSRIMGAPPKLANSETAANRKSTTTNGFYHNGDAEEIRGPRPVFYQVNSRRLHSPSSHRQQEPVSPQHEELAQYLGDSWNMVRREYEHASQQAHNSAPQVVYKKVQPSRTPDFVPCNFERVWAEHHYWSIVQSA; encoded by the exons ATGTATACTGTCTCCAAAGCACCTCACCACGTTTTCTCCAAGTCTCGAATCATGG GGGCTCCCCCGAAATTGGCCAACTCCGAAACGGCCGCCAACAGGAAATCGACCACGACGAACGGATTCTACCACAACGGCGACGCCGAAGAAATCAG GGGACCACGACCAGTTTTCTACCAGGTGAACAGCCGGCGACTTCACTCGCCATCGTCACACCGGCAGCAGGAGCCCGTGTCACCACAGCACGAGGAGCTGGCCCAATACCTCGGCGACT CTTGGAACATGGTTCGGCGGGAATATGAGCACGCCAGCCAACAGGCGCATAACTCTG CCCCACAAGTTGTCTACAAGAAAGTGCAGCCGTCTCGAACACCTG ACTTCGTGCCGTGCAACTTCGAGAGAGTCTGGGCGGAACACCACTACTGGAGCATCGTGCAGTCGGCCTGA
- the PolG2 gene encoding DNA polymerase subunit gamma-2, mitochondrial isoform X1, which produces MGASAAFMQLLHKYGFVGKTTYGPCGALLRDNLRREWRRHILRSAEASVLPVEEAWPDQLNVDSPEDLQLLFGAAKELVDPESSFGLLLSSKSSRALFPDRPLQSQQAGTLEQLLFFPAPGEEARWLTHWQRQRLRWWRQLSRRPWAFQLEQTGSQESHIVHAEAGPLERLWSRGRLVASVGSLETAAEAFLRDAHQESPHGQVLSLHPGLAPFQAAVATSGGAASLKPLAQLLQRQLRGALAVYTNPGLGAQTPLDEQLARFDEMGVVAVVILDETTLKTGVAHVRHRDTGLKEQVHVTDVHRRLPLYLQAAESSQ; this is translated from the exons ATGGGCGCGTCGGCAGCATTCATGCAGTTGCTGCACAAGTATGGATTTGTGGGCAAGACAACGTACGGACCCTGTGGTGCACTGCTTCGTGACAACCTGAGGCGTGAATG GCGGCGGCATATTCTCCGATCGGCAGAAGCCAGTGTGCTGCCTGTGGAAGAAGCCTGGCCAGACCAGCTCAATGTTGACTCACCTGAAG ATCTGCAGTTGCTGTTTGGCGCTGCAAAAGAGCTGGTCGATCCAGAGTCTTCCTTTGGGCTTCTACTTAGCAGCAAAAGTAGCAGGGCCTTGTTTCCAGACAGACCATTGCAGAGCCAACA AGCTGGCACACTGGAGCAGCTGCTGTTCTTCCCAGCCCCAGGGGAAGAAGCACGTTGGCTGACCCATTGGCAGCGTCAGCGGCTGCGATGGTGGAGGCAG CTTTCACGGCGCCCATGGGCGTTCCAGCTGGAGCAGACGGGGTCCCAAGAGTCGCACATAGTCCATGCGGAGGCAGGTCCCCTGGAGCGGCTCTGGAGCCGAGGGCGCCTGGTGGCATCCGTCGGAAGTCTGGAAACGGCGGCCGAAGCATTTCTTAGGGATGCCCACCAAGAAAGTCCCCATGGACAG GTACTGTCGCTGCACCCAGGCCTTGCTCCATTTCAAGCAGCTGTGGCCACGTCTGGTGGTGCGGCTTCGCTGAAGCCCCTAGCACAGCTGCTGCAGAGGCAGCTGCGGGGTGCACTGGCCGTGTACACCAACCCTGGCCTGGGCGCCCAGACACCACTTGATGAACAGCTGGCCAG GTTTGATGAGATGGGTGTGGTGGCAGTGGTCATTTTGGATGAGACGACATTAAAAACAGGTGTTGCCCATGTTCGCCACCGAGATACAGGACTCAAG GAACAAGTTCACGTGACTGACGTGCACCGGAGATTGCCGCTTTATCTGCAAGCTGCGGAGAGCTCCCAGTGA